A stretch of the Streptomyces ortus genome encodes the following:
- a CDS encoding heavy metal translocating P-type ATPase, translating to MCSCMVAPVQPADTRLLALPEARWAAVSTAAFLLALPCQLLGATAWLWGPLYAAAYLAGGWEPALEGLRALRAKTLDVDLLMIVAALGAASIGQIMDGALLIVIFATSGAMEALATARTEDSVRGLLGLAPPTATRLRPVSGTPGEAEETVEAGALAIGDVILVRPGERVGADGRVLDGASDLDQATITGEPLPVPKAVGDEVFAGTLNGTGALRVRVERDPSDTVIARVVALVEEASRTKAPTQLFVERIEHRYALGMVAATVLVFAVPLAFGADLTGALLRAMTFMIVASPCAVVLATMPPLLSAIANAGRHGVLIKSAVVMERLGRTDRIAYDKTGTLTEGTPHLTKILPEPGPGFPEHELLSLAARAEHRSEHPLARAIVAAAQDLPRTATHEEAYDFRSAPGYGVTATVAGREVTVGSPERLGGGAAAPDTDGTAVVVRVDGVRAGWLLLADRIRPGAPGAVTALNRLTAAPPVLLTGDSPRAAHSVAERTGIPADGVRAGLLPHEKAEAVRDLGGRVLFVGDGVNDAPALAAAHTGIAMGRAGSDLALETADAVLVHDDLTAVPKAVALSRRARRLVVQNLCLAGAFIGVLVVWDLAGHLPLPLGVAGHEGSTILVGLNGLRLLRESAWRE from the coding sequence ATGTGTTCCTGTATGGTGGCGCCCGTGCAGCCCGCCGACACCCGTCTCCTCGCCCTGCCCGAAGCCCGTTGGGCCGCCGTCTCCACGGCGGCCTTCCTGCTCGCGCTCCCCTGCCAGCTGCTCGGCGCGACCGCCTGGCTGTGGGGCCCGCTGTACGCCGCCGCCTACCTGGCCGGCGGCTGGGAGCCCGCGCTCGAAGGGCTCAGGGCGCTCCGCGCGAAGACCCTCGACGTCGACCTGCTGATGATCGTCGCGGCGCTCGGCGCGGCCTCGATCGGCCAGATCATGGACGGCGCGCTGCTCATCGTCATCTTCGCCACCTCGGGCGCGATGGAGGCCCTGGCCACCGCCCGCACCGAGGACAGCGTCCGCGGCCTCCTCGGTCTGGCACCCCCGACGGCCACCCGGCTGCGCCCCGTGAGCGGCACGCCGGGAGAGGCGGAGGAGACCGTCGAGGCGGGTGCTCTCGCCATCGGCGACGTGATCCTCGTACGCCCCGGTGAGCGCGTCGGGGCCGACGGCCGCGTCCTCGACGGCGCGAGCGACCTCGACCAGGCGACCATCACCGGCGAACCCCTGCCCGTACCGAAGGCGGTCGGCGACGAGGTCTTCGCCGGGACCCTGAACGGCACCGGAGCTCTGCGCGTCCGCGTCGAACGCGACCCCTCCGACACGGTCATCGCGCGGGTCGTCGCCCTCGTCGAGGAGGCGTCCCGCACGAAGGCGCCGACGCAGCTCTTCGTCGAGCGGATCGAACACCGCTACGCGCTCGGCATGGTGGCCGCGACCGTCCTCGTCTTCGCGGTCCCGCTCGCCTTCGGCGCGGACCTCACCGGAGCGCTCCTGCGCGCGATGACCTTCATGATCGTCGCCTCGCCGTGCGCGGTGGTCCTGGCGACGATGCCGCCGCTCCTGTCGGCCATCGCCAACGCGGGCCGCCATGGCGTGCTCATCAAGTCCGCCGTCGTCATGGAACGCCTCGGCCGAACCGACCGGATCGCCTACGACAAGACCGGCACGCTCACCGAGGGCACCCCCCACCTCACCAAGATCCTCCCGGAGCCCGGACCCGGCTTCCCGGAGCACGAGTTGCTCTCCCTCGCGGCCCGTGCCGAACACCGCAGCGAACACCCGCTGGCCCGCGCGATCGTGGCCGCCGCGCAGGATCTTCCGCGCACCGCGACGCATGAGGAGGCGTACGACTTCCGGTCCGCGCCCGGGTACGGGGTCACCGCGACCGTGGCCGGACGCGAGGTGACGGTCGGTTCGCCCGAGCGTCTCGGCGGGGGAGCGGCGGCCCCCGACACCGACGGCACGGCGGTCGTGGTGCGCGTGGACGGCGTACGCGCGGGCTGGCTGCTCCTCGCCGACCGGATCCGCCCCGGCGCCCCCGGGGCCGTCACCGCGCTGAACCGCCTCACCGCCGCCCCGCCCGTCCTCCTCACCGGCGACAGCCCCCGGGCCGCCCACTCCGTCGCCGAGCGGACCGGCATCCCCGCCGACGGCGTACGCGCCGGCCTCCTCCCGCACGAGAAGGCCGAAGCGGTACGGGACCTGGGCGGCCGGGTGCTGTTCGTCGGCGACGGGGTGAACGACGCCCCTGCCCTGGCCGCCGCCCACACCGGCATCGCGATGGGCCGGGCCGGTTCGGACCTGGCCCTGGAGACCGCGGACGCCGTACTGGTCCACGACGACCTCACCGCCGTCCCCAAGGCGGTCGCGCTCTCCCGCCGCGCCCGCCGGCTGGTCGTCCAGAACCTGTGTCTGGCGGGGGCGTTCATCGGCGTCCTCGTCGTCTGGGACCTGGCGGGCCACCTGCCGCTGCCTCTCGGCGTCGCGGGCCACGAGGGCTCCACGATCCTGGTCGGACTCAACGGCCTGCGCCTGCTCCGGGAGAGTGCCTGGCGCGAGTAG
- a CDS encoding isoprenyl transferase, which yields MNLRDNLRRLLVRFYARRVEGHLDHDQVPKHIGVIMDGNRRWAKAAGSTAAQGHRAGAHKIEEFLGWCSETDVEVVTLWLLSTDNFDRPEEELVPLLGIIENVVSSLAADGRWRVHHVGTPDILPSRMQSVLKEAEESTAHVDGILVNVAIGYGGRQEIADAVRSMILDHADKGTSLEKLAEDVSVDMIGKHLYTSDQPDPDLVIRTSGEQRLSGFMLWQTAHSEYYFCEVFWPAFRKVDFLRALRDYAARHRRYGG from the coding sequence GTGAACCTGCGCGACAACCTGCGCCGCTTGCTGGTCAGGTTCTATGCACGCAGGGTGGAAGGCCACCTTGACCACGACCAGGTGCCCAAGCACATCGGGGTCATCATGGACGGCAACCGGCGCTGGGCGAAGGCCGCCGGCAGCACCGCCGCCCAGGGGCACCGGGCCGGAGCGCACAAGATCGAGGAATTCCTCGGCTGGTGCTCCGAGACCGACGTCGAGGTCGTCACCCTCTGGCTGTTGTCCACGGACAACTTCGACCGCCCGGAGGAAGAACTCGTACCGCTGCTCGGCATCATCGAGAACGTCGTGAGTTCCCTCGCCGCCGACGGCCGCTGGCGCGTGCACCATGTCGGCACGCCCGACATCCTGCCCTCGCGGATGCAGAGCGTCCTGAAGGAGGCCGAGGAGTCCACCGCGCACGTCGACGGAATACTGGTCAACGTCGCGATCGGCTACGGCGGCCGGCAGGAGATCGCCGACGCCGTGCGCTCGATGATCCTCGACCACGCCGACAAGGGCACCTCGCTGGAGAAGCTCGCCGAGGACGTCAGCGTCGACATGATCGGCAAGCACCTCTACACCAGCGACCAGCCCGACCCCGACCTCGTGATCCGCACGAGCGGCGAGCAGCGGCTGTCCGGATTCATGCTCTGGCAGACGGCCCACTCGGAGTACTACTTCTGCGAGGTCTTCTGGCCGGCCTTCCGCAAGGTCGACTTCCTGCGCGCCCTGCGCGACTACGCGGCCCGCCACCGGCGCTACGGCGGATGA